Proteins from one Rhodohalobacter mucosus genomic window:
- a CDS encoding DnaJ C-terminal domain-containing protein, with the protein MDYKDYYKVLGVSRDASQEEIKKKYRKMAAKFHPDKNPGNERAEAKFKEIGEAYEVLKDPEKRKLYDKVGSDWKRYQQAGADPDDFNWSQYAGRGQGQRVNVNFDDIFGDTRQGGGSPFSSFFETLFGGGQYGNGGTYRTGGQRTRSRAPRKAPDTEAAITVELADLFHGVEKYLRINGDKVKVRIPAGIEDGKRLKLKGRGRTASGMPKGDLYLKINVNIPPGYERRGKDVYQTVPVDLYTALLGGETTIQTLDGKVKLAIPPESSNGKTFRLPERGLPEMSKNGKRGNYFIVMEVSLPKNLTMKEKQLFKELAELRKK; encoded by the coding sequence ATGGATTATAAAGATTATTACAAGGTGTTGGGGGTATCAAGAGATGCTTCCCAGGAAGAGATCAAGAAGAAATACAGGAAGATGGCGGCCAAATTCCATCCGGATAAAAATCCGGGTAATGAGAGGGCCGAAGCTAAATTTAAAGAGATTGGTGAGGCATATGAGGTTCTGAAGGATCCTGAGAAGAGGAAACTGTATGACAAGGTAGGATCCGATTGGAAACGGTATCAGCAGGCCGGGGCCGATCCTGACGATTTTAACTGGTCGCAGTACGCCGGCCGCGGACAGGGACAACGGGTAAATGTAAATTTTGATGACATATTCGGTGATACCCGACAAGGCGGCGGCAGCCCTTTTTCAAGTTTTTTTGAGACGTTGTTCGGTGGAGGTCAATATGGAAATGGGGGCACGTACAGGACTGGGGGCCAGCGAACCCGCTCAAGGGCACCCCGTAAAGCACCGGATACGGAAGCAGCCATTACGGTTGAGCTCGCGGATCTTTTCCACGGTGTGGAAAAATATCTGAGAATCAATGGTGATAAAGTTAAAGTAAGGATCCCGGCTGGCATAGAAGACGGCAAACGACTGAAGCTGAAGGGCAGGGGCCGCACAGCCAGCGGTATGCCCAAAGGCGATCTCTACCTGAAAATTAATGTTAATATCCCCCCAGGCTACGAACGCAGGGGAAAGGATGTGTACCAAACGGTTCCCGTAGACCTGTATACGGCTCTTTTGGGTGGTGAAACTACAATCCAGACGCTCGATGGAAAGGTGAAGCTGGCCATACCTCCTGAATCATCCAATGGCAAAACATTTCGCCTTCCGGAAAGAGGCCTGCCCGAAATGTCAAAAAACGGGAAAAGAGGAAATTATTTCATAGTGATGGAGGTTTCTCTGCCCAAGAATTTGACAATGAAAGAGAAGCAGTTGTTTAAAGAGCTGGCCGAACTTCGTAAGAAGTAA
- the dnaK gene encoding molecular chaperone DnaK — translation MGKIIGIDLGTTNSCVSVMEGNEPVVIQNSEGGRTTPSVVAFTKDGERLVGAPAKRQAITNPDKTVSSIKRFMGRMYNEVKEEIGQVSYKVVKSEDDGTARVQIEDRKYAPQEISAMVLQKMKQTAEEYLGEKVTEAVITVPAYFNDAQRKATQEAGKIAGLDVKRIINEPTAASLAYGLDKKDQDQTIIVYDLGGGTFDVSVLDLGDGVFEVKSTSGDTHLGGDDFDQRVINFLADEFKKDEGIDLRKDPMAMQRLKDAAEKAKIELSSSQKTNVNLPFITATDSGPKHLNIDLTRAKFEQLVDDLVKRTIKPCEKAIKDAGISKNEIDQVILVGGSTRIPKIQEVVKEFFGKDPSKGVNPDEVVAIGAAIQGGVMSGDVDDVVLLDVTPLTLGIETLGGVMTKLIESNTTIPTSKKEVFSTAADSQTSVEIHILQGERAKAQDNRTLGRFHLDGIPPAPRGVPQIEVTFDIDANGVLNVSAKDKGTGKEQSIRIESSSGLSEEEIEKMKTAAEEHAEEDKKVREKIETLNKADSLIFTTKKQLDEHKDKISEDNRTKIEEAVSKLEELHKNENVDEIEGAIEELNQVWAAASQEIYQASEAAGEPSAEGAAEAEASEEEGDDAVDADFEVVDEEEDDKK, via the coding sequence ATGGGTAAAATCATAGGAATTGACTTAGGTACAACCAACTCGTGTGTCTCCGTAATGGAAGGCAATGAACCGGTTGTTATTCAAAACTCGGAAGGCGGCAGAACAACACCTTCCGTTGTGGCTTTTACAAAAGACGGAGAGCGGCTTGTGGGCGCACCTGCCAAGCGTCAGGCTATTACCAATCCCGACAAAACCGTTTCTTCCATCAAGCGTTTTATGGGACGCATGTATAATGAAGTAAAAGAAGAGATTGGCCAGGTTTCATACAAGGTAGTGAAATCGGAAGATGATGGAACTGCACGCGTACAGATTGAAGACAGAAAGTATGCGCCACAAGAAATCTCAGCCATGGTTCTTCAGAAAATGAAGCAGACCGCCGAGGAGTACCTGGGCGAAAAAGTAACGGAAGCGGTTATTACCGTTCCCGCGTACTTTAACGATGCACAGAGAAAGGCCACGCAGGAAGCGGGTAAAATTGCCGGGCTTGATGTGAAACGTATCATTAACGAGCCCACTGCCGCATCGCTTGCATACGGTCTTGATAAAAAAGACCAGGATCAGACGATAATTGTATACGACCTGGGTGGAGGTACGTTCGACGTGTCTGTACTGGACCTTGGCGACGGGGTTTTTGAAGTGAAATCTACCAGCGGTGACACGCACCTTGGTGGTGACGACTTTGACCAGAGGGTTATTAATTTTCTGGCCGATGAATTCAAAAAGGATGAAGGAATCGACCTCAGAAAAGATCCAATGGCCATGCAGCGTCTGAAGGATGCAGCAGAAAAGGCAAAGATTGAACTTTCCAGCTCTCAGAAAACCAATGTGAACCTTCCGTTTATAACGGCTACCGACTCGGGTCCCAAGCACCTGAATATTGACCTGACAAGAGCCAAATTTGAGCAGCTGGTGGATGATCTGGTGAAGAGAACCATCAAGCCATGCGAAAAAGCGATCAAGGATGCCGGGATCAGTAAGAATGAAATTGATCAGGTAATCCTGGTGGGCGGTTCTACCAGAATTCCGAAAATCCAGGAAGTGGTGAAAGAGTTCTTTGGCAAAGATCCAAGCAAAGGCGTTAACCCGGATGAGGTTGTTGCCATTGGTGCAGCAATTCAGGGTGGTGTGATGTCGGGCGACGTAGACGATGTTGTTCTGCTTGATGTAACACCGCTTACACTCGGTATCGAAACACTGGGTGGCGTGATGACCAAGCTGATAGAATCCAATACAACCATACCGACAAGCAAGAAAGAGGTCTTCTCAACCGCTGCTGACAGTCAGACAAGCGTGGAGATCCACATTTTGCAGGGTGAAAGGGCCAAAGCCCAGGACAACAGAACACTGGGACGCTTCCACCTTGACGGAATTCCACCTGCACCCCGCGGTGTGCCGCAGATCGAAGTAACGTTCGACATCGACGCCAACGGCGTATTGAATGTGAGCGCGAAAGATAAAGGCACCGGTAAGGAACAAAGCATCCGGATCGAATCATCCTCAGGCCTGAGTGAAGAGGAGATCGAGAAGATGAAGACAGCTGCCGAAGAGCATGCCGAAGAGGATAAAAAAGTACGGGAGAAAATTGAGACGCTGAATAAGGCCGACTCCCTCATCTTTACAACCAAAAAACAGCTCGACGAGCATAAGGATAAGATTTCCGAAGATAACCGCACCAAAATTGAAGAAGCAGTGAGCAAGCTCGAGGAACTCCACAAAAATGAAAATGTGGATGAGATCGAAGGCGCCATCGAAGAACTGAATCAGGTTTGGGCGGCCGCTTCCCAGGAAATCTATCAGGCCTCTGAAGCTGCGGGAGAACCTTCAGCTGAAGGTGCCGCAGAAGCGGAAGCTTCTGAAGAAGAAGGAGACGATGCCGTTGATGCGGACTTTGAAGTTGTAGATGAAGAAGAGGATGACAAAAAATAA
- a CDS encoding Hsp20/alpha crystallin family protein — protein MSNFSIDLEKQLSKLGKDIQQFVERTVPGQADSSYFNPSSDVIESEDMYTILLDLPGMSKKEVKITLKHHVLTVSGERELYLEDGETLVRHERKQGAFSKAFAVPEQVDESSVSASFSNGVLKITLKKTGMEDDSEATSIPIK, from the coding sequence ATGAGTAATTTTTCCATAGATCTTGAAAAGCAGCTGTCTAAACTGGGAAAGGATATTCAGCAGTTTGTAGAGCGCACAGTGCCCGGTCAGGCTGATTCCTCTTACTTCAATCCTTCCAGCGATGTGATTGAGAGTGAGGATATGTACACAATTCTTCTGGATCTGCCGGGTATGTCGAAAAAAGAGGTGAAAATTACGCTGAAACACCACGTGCTTACCGTTAGCGGTGAAAGAGAGCTCTATCTGGAAGACGGTGAAACACTGGTAAGACATGAAAGGAAGCAAGGTGCATTTTCAAAAGCATTTGCTGTTCCCGAACAGGTTGATGAATCATCTGTAAGTGCTTCTTTTTCAAACGGAGTTTTAAAAATCACTTTGAAGAAAACGGGCATGGAAGACGACAGCGAAGCGACATCCATTCCGATCAAGTAA
- a CDS encoding S1/P1 nuclease: MIQQHILLLMVSLLLVGSSTDNSGKWGQIGHYVTGEIAERHLTEQAREKVNSLLGDMTMARATVWMDDIRSDSSYDYTATWHWATIPDGLTYEQAEQEEAGDIIWALETLIAELKSGELSVAEEREKLMLVMHMIGDIHQPMHVGTGEDRGGNDVRLQWMGENSNLHRVWDSDIINSLQMSYSELARELDTATALQIEEWQNSSVRDWAYESMTYRDRIYDLPDNMRLSYPYRYENLDIAFRRLLQAGIRMAGVLNEIYGDR; encoded by the coding sequence ATGATACAACAGCACATACTACTCCTGATGGTCTCTCTTCTTCTCGTTGGCAGCAGCACGGATAATTCAGGCAAATGGGGGCAGATCGGGCACTATGTGACCGGTGAAATTGCCGAACGCCATCTTACGGAACAAGCCAGGGAAAAAGTAAACTCTTTACTGGGTGATATGACCATGGCGCGTGCTACTGTTTGGATGGACGACATTCGTTCGGACAGCAGCTACGACTATACGGCAACATGGCACTGGGCAACCATCCCTGATGGCCTTACCTATGAGCAGGCCGAGCAGGAAGAGGCCGGTGATATTATCTGGGCTCTGGAGACATTAATTGCAGAATTGAAAAGCGGAGAGCTCAGCGTTGCGGAGGAGCGTGAGAAACTGATGCTTGTAATGCATATGATTGGAGATATTCATCAGCCGATGCATGTTGGCACGGGAGAAGACAGGGGTGGAAATGATGTTCGACTGCAGTGGATGGGAGAGAACTCCAACCTGCATAGGGTTTGGGACAGCGATATCATCAATTCACTTCAAATGAGCTATAGCGAGCTTGCCAGGGAGCTGGATACTGCGACAGCTCTGCAGATCGAAGAGTGGCAGAATTCCTCCGTCCGTGACTGGGCGTATGAGTCGATGACCTACAGAGACAGGATCTATGACCTGCCGGACAATATGCGATTAAGTTATCCCTACAGATACGAAAATCTGGACATCGCCTTCAGGCGTTTACTTCAGGCCGGAATCCGTATGGCCGGTGTTCTTAACGAAATTTATGGGGATAGATAA
- the aroA gene encoding 3-phosphoshikimate 1-carboxyvinyltransferase yields MIKKVQPGTKLSGTVTAPPDKSISHRSALFAALSREVSVIENFSEAADPQSTLNCLTLLGVEIDRNGRSVRIRGVGRDGFQTPLKPLDCGNSGTTMRLLSGIVAGAGIECRLTGDASLSSRTMKRIMDPLKQMGCTIDGKDGEYAPIHIGKNQGLRPLRYPLPIPSAQLKSCVLLAGLFSDDPVEVVEPIPSRDHTERLLELDSEAFGTAKVIRSSRSDVIPAQNYEVPGDFSAAAFWMVGGTIFPGAEIRISNTGMNPTRNAAYHILEQMGAEFERTNDRFAQKEPVSDLTVTSSALRAIELDPALVPNCIDELPVLMVAMCFAEGRSVISGASELRHKETDRLAAMHEILTLAGAKTELKEDGIIIYGNPDFEPLAARYPSFHDHRMAMASAILALRSKGSSEIVDAECTAISYPHFWQDLSALQEN; encoded by the coding sequence ATGATTAAAAAAGTACAGCCGGGCACTAAACTCTCCGGCACCGTTACAGCACCCCCTGATAAATCCATTTCTCACAGATCGGCACTTTTTGCGGCATTATCCCGCGAAGTCAGCGTTATAGAGAACTTTTCTGAAGCTGCTGACCCCCAAAGTACGCTGAACTGTTTGACATTGCTGGGCGTGGAAATTGACAGAAACGGAAGGAGTGTCAGGATTCGGGGTGTGGGGCGCGATGGCTTTCAGACTCCTCTAAAACCACTGGATTGCGGCAATTCGGGTACTACCATGAGGCTCCTCAGCGGCATAGTTGCGGGTGCCGGCATTGAGTGCCGGTTGACAGGCGATGCATCGCTTTCATCCCGCACAATGAAACGGATAATGGATCCGCTTAAACAGATGGGGTGCACAATTGACGGGAAAGACGGTGAATATGCACCCATTCATATTGGAAAAAACCAGGGACTCCGGCCCCTCAGATATCCCTTGCCGATTCCAAGTGCACAGCTCAAGTCGTGCGTGCTGCTTGCGGGACTCTTTAGTGACGACCCGGTGGAAGTGGTTGAGCCCATTCCCAGCAGAGACCACACAGAGAGGTTGCTTGAACTTGATTCCGAAGCTTTCGGCACTGCAAAGGTGATCAGAAGCAGCCGCTCAGACGTTATACCGGCACAAAACTATGAGGTACCCGGCGATTTTTCTGCTGCAGCATTCTGGATGGTTGGAGGAACCATATTTCCCGGCGCAGAAATCAGAATTTCCAATACAGGGATGAATCCAACCCGCAATGCAGCCTACCACATTCTTGAACAGATGGGGGCAGAATTTGAACGAACAAACGACCGTTTTGCGCAGAAAGAACCGGTATCCGACCTCACGGTTACCTCATCAGCGCTCCGGGCCATTGAGCTCGATCCTGCCCTGGTACCCAATTGCATTGATGAACTGCCTGTTTTAATGGTGGCAATGTGTTTTGCCGAGGGCCGCTCTGTGATCAGCGGAGCAAGTGAATTGCGGCATAAAGAGACCGACAGGCTTGCTGCGATGCATGAAATTCTGACTCTTGCGGGGGCAAAAACCGAATTAAAAGAAGACGGCATTATCATTTACGGTAACCCGGACTTTGAGCCGCTGGCAGCACGATATCCCTCTTTTCACGATCACCGCATGGCCATGGCATCCGCTATTCTGGCTCTCCGTTCAAAAGGCAGTTCAGAGATTGTGGATGCAGAGTGCACGGCAATATCCTATCCGCATTTCTGGCAAGACCTCTCCGCGTTGCAAGAAAATTGA
- a CDS encoding macro domain-containing protein, whose translation MRSVRFDRLTVEITNGDIVEQNDCDAIVNAANAQLRTGGGVAGAIHSAGDPELEELTKPLAPIEPGEAVITEAPNMPFKYVIHCLGPVYGKDTPSDELLTNCYSNALKLADEHQVESIAFPSISTGAFGYPMKEAATVAFETIKKSAPNLRSVSYVRFVLWSPADYNLHWDVLKEM comes from the coding sequence ATGAGAAGTGTGCGATTCGACCGTCTAACCGTTGAAATTACAAATGGCGACATTGTTGAGCAGAACGACTGCGACGCTATTGTAAATGCAGCGAATGCTCAGCTCCGAACGGGCGGGGGCGTTGCAGGTGCCATTCACTCTGCAGGTGACCCTGAACTTGAAGAGCTTACAAAACCTCTCGCCCCTATTGAGCCGGGCGAAGCTGTTATTACGGAGGCTCCCAATATGCCGTTTAAATACGTGATTCACTGTCTGGGACCCGTATACGGAAAGGATACTCCCTCTGATGAACTTCTTACCAACTGTTACTCGAATGCTTTAAAACTCGCTGACGAACACCAGGTTGAATCCATCGCCTTTCCATCCATCTCTACCGGTGCATTTGGTTACCCAATGAAGGAAGCAGCCACAGTGGCGTTCGAAACCATCAAAAAGTCAGCACCAAATCTTCGGTCTGTTTCCTATGTGCGGTTTGTTCTTTGGAGTCCGGCTGACTACAATCTGCACTGGGATGTATTGAAGGAGATGTAA